From a single Anomaloglossus baeobatrachus isolate aAnoBae1 chromosome 4, aAnoBae1.hap1, whole genome shotgun sequence genomic region:
- the LOC142302832 gene encoding phospholipid scramblase 3-like encodes MDPHPAGQPWNKHSQPVQSQPQWQNAASVHLYNPRAVVPPGLNCLVEVEEVILHKKAFINSSEQTLFTIRRESECCGPSFNLKLQDPKKRDVVALFTDSGEGCCGGNSHLKIIVLPSHIIGYVQISNCSRIMRVSIQMKFGEPAFTAELPLSGSIDTIEIVSVNGSCPVAQIIKEGEKKSSKVIFKFPMDMEATLKSVILTTFLYMRYQLNNISSSSSSDDDSGWGAAGGAFFFSDDNGGFSDHGGFNGDCDGGGDWGGSVARN; translated from the exons GACAACCCTGGAACAAGCATTCTCAACCTGTCCAAAGCCAACCTCAATGGCAGAACGCAGCCTCCGTCCATCTCTACAACCCCCGGGCGGTGGTGCCCCCCGGACTCAACTGTCTAGTAGAG GTAGAAGAAGTGATCCTGCATAAAAAAG CTTTCATTAACAGTTCGGAGCAGACTCTCTTCACGATTCGTCGTGAGTCCGAATGTTGTGGACCGTCCTTCAATCTGAAATTACAAGATCCTAAAAAGAGGGATGTGGTTGCATTATTTACTGACTCCGGGGAAGGCTGCTGTGGAGGAAACTCTCAC CTGAAGATCATCGTTCTTCCTTCACACATAATTGGTTATGTCCAAATATCAAATTGTTCTCGAATAATGAGAGTCTCGATCCAGATGAAGTTTGGAGAGCCGGCGTTCACTGCTGAGCTGCCATTATCTGGCTCGATAGACACAATCGAG ATAGTCAGTGTAAACGGGTCTTGCCCAGTGGCCCAAATAATCAAGGAGGGGGAAAAAAAGTCATCCAAAGTCATCTTCAAGTTCcccatggacatggaggctacTCTGAAAAGTGTTATTTTAACGACTTTCCTCTACATG AGATATCAACTGAATAATATTTCCAGCAGCAGCTCCTCGGATGATGACAGTGGGTGGGGCGCTGCAGGTGGAGCTTTCTTCTTTAGCGATGACAATGGTGGATTTTCGGATCATGGAGGTTTCAATGGCGATTGTGATGGAGGAGGAGACTGGGGAG GTTCCGTTGCACGGAATTAG